The genomic DNA GCCGAGGGCGGCCCAGTCGATCTTCATGGCGCTCCTCAGACCCCGCTCTTGATCTTCTTCGGCTTCTTCTTGGCCTTGCCGCCCGCGCGGCCGGACCCCTTGGCCGGGGCCAGCCGCGGGTCCTCCGGGTAGGTGCTCGGCGTCGCGCTGGCCAGCACCATCACCTCGCGGCTGTCGGTGACGTTGTGGCTGGTCACCTGGTTGCGGCGGGAGACGACCCAGATGACGACGCACACCGCGGCGAGCAGCACGAGCAGGACGACCGGTCCGACGGCGCCCCTCTCGGCGAGCAGCGCGGCGAGGCCGCCGATGATCGCCGCACCGGGCAGGGTCAGCAGCCAGGCGACGACGAGCTTGCGGGCCATGCCCCAGCGGACCTCGCCGCCGTCACGGCCGACCCCGGATCCGAGGATCGCGCCGGTGGCGACGTGGGTGGTCGAGAGGCCGAAGCCGAGGTGGGAGGACGCCAGGATCGTGGCGGTGGTGGCGGCCCCGGAGGTCGCGCCCTGCGGCGTGTCGATGTCGACGATGCCCTTGCCCAGGGTGCGCATGATGCGCCAGCCGCCGGAGTAGGTGCCGAGGCCGATGGCGACGCCCGCGGCCAGGATGACCCACCAGTGGGGCCCGGTGCCGACGGCCTGGAAGCCGCCCGCGATCAGCACGAGGGTGATGACGCCCATCGTCTTCTGGCCGTCCGAGGTGCCGTGGGCCAGGGCGACCAGGGAGGCGGTGAAGGCCTGCGCGTACTTGAAGCCGGTGTTGGTCCGCCCGCTCGGCGTACGCCGGGTGATGCGGTAGGCGATCTTGGTCGACACCGCCGCCGCGAGGCCCGCGACCAGCGGCGCCATGACCGCGGGGAGCAGCACCTTGGACACCACGACCCAGCCGTGCACCGAGCTGAGCCCGGCGCCCACGACGACCGCGCCGATCAGGCCCCCGAAGAGCGCGTGCGACGAGCTCGAGGGGATGCCGAAGAGCCAGGTGAGCAGGTTCCACACGATGGCCCCGACGAGGCCGGCGAGCACCATCGAGGGGTTCACGAGCCGCTCGTCGAAGAAGCCGCCGGAGATCGTCTTGGCCACCTCGGTGGAGAGGCAGGCCCCGACGACGTTCAGGACGGCGGCGATGATCACGGCCTTGCGCGCGGTGAGGGCGCCGGTGGCGATCGGGCCGGCCATGGCGTTGGCGCTGTCGTGGAAGCCGTTGGTGAAGTCGAAGATCAACGCCACGAGGACGACGGCGATCACGATGAACAGCAGCGACACGTCGCTCCTCGTCCGCAGGGCCATGGCGAGGTGCGGTGTGACCACCCCGTGACGACGCCCGTCACAGAGTGCGACCGTCAGGTGAACGATAGGTGAATCGGAGGGGTTGTCAAAGAGGCCCCGGACGAGGAGGACCGGGTGTCCCGGGGTCCATGATCATCTCCAGACCTGGCG from Microlunatus sagamiharensis includes the following:
- a CDS encoding inorganic phosphate transporter — translated: MALRTRSDVSLLFIVIAVVLVALIFDFTNGFHDSANAMAGPIATGALTARKAVIIAAVLNVVGACLSTEVAKTISGGFFDERLVNPSMVLAGLVGAIVWNLLTWLFGIPSSSSHALFGGLIGAVVVGAGLSSVHGWVVVSKVLLPAVMAPLVAGLAAAVSTKIAYRITRRTPSGRTNTGFKYAQAFTASLVALAHGTSDGQKTMGVITLVLIAGGFQAVGTGPHWWVILAAGVAIGLGTYSGGWRIMRTLGKGIVDIDTPQGATSGAATTATILASSHLGFGLSTTHVATGAILGSGVGRDGGEVRWGMARKLVVAWLLTLPGAAIIGGLAALLAERGAVGPVVLLVLLAAVCVVIWVVSRRNQVTSHNVTDSREVMVLASATPSTYPEDPRLAPAKGSGRAGGKAKKKPKKIKSGV